The following are from one region of the Bacteroidia bacterium genome:
- a CDS encoding DUF2461 domain-containing protein — translation MLTKEYFTFLNELKFNNDKVWFAKNKPLYDKLKFDFEKIVAEFITAIATFDSEIGNLTPKDCVFRIYKDIRFSKDKTPYKTNFGAFFVAGGRKSGMAGYYIHIEPGECFIGGGIYMPPAPILKKLREEIYNNFEEFTKIINNKDFKANFKEISGSKTTLMPKGFDKNFKGAEYLKFKDFTVIHEIKDEFLLGKDAFKKTTEIFKAMKPFNDFLNKSFGM, via the coding sequence ATGCTTACAAAAGAGTATTTTACATTTCTAAATGAGTTAAAATTTAATAACGATAAAGTTTGGTTTGCTAAAAATAAACCATTGTATGATAAGTTGAAATTTGATTTCGAGAAAATTGTAGCTGAATTTATTACTGCAATTGCAACATTTGATTCAGAAATAGGAAATCTAACCCCTAAAGATTGTGTTTTTAGAATTTATAAAGATATAAGATTCTCAAAAGATAAAACACCATACAAAACAAATTTCGGGGCTTTCTTTGTTGCCGGTGGTCGTAAAAGCGGAATGGCCGGATATTACATACATATTGAGCCTGGTGAATGTTTTATTGGAGGTGGAATTTATATGCCACCTGCTCCTATACTAAAAAAACTAAGAGAAGAAATCTATAATAATTTTGAAGAGTTTACTAAAATTATAAACAATAAAGACTTCAAGGCAAATTTTAAAGAAATTTCAGGCTCAAAAACAACTTTAATGCCTAAGGGGTTTGATAAAAACTTTAAAGGTGCAGAATATTTAAAATTTAAAGATTTTACAGTAATTCACGAGATTAAAGATGAGTTTTTGTTAGGCAAAGATGCTTTCAAAAAAACAACTGAGATTTTTAAAGCAATGAAGCCTTTCAACGATTTCTTAAACAAAAGTTTTGGAATGTAA